One window of the Camelina sativa cultivar DH55 chromosome 1, Cs, whole genome shotgun sequence genome contains the following:
- the LOC104709433 gene encoding uncharacterized protein LOC104709433, producing the protein MDNTRETKFLLFDSIATEIIGEFAPSILRGSLDEISDPEALPEPIKNLVGKTFVFLVCVEQENIWEGKDSYRVTKLLSKDGLLEEENIEKSADIVNPASIISGDQVPLALTYSQETNESSTPSSKCVYAPNVEGEDQASSSKKVCVKPGENSAEGFGVNAATLTFEDNK; encoded by the exons ATGGACAATACTAGAGAAActaagtttcttttgtttgatagcATTGCTACTGAAATCATTGGAGAATTTGCACCTTCTATTCTTAGGGGGTCATTGGATGA GATTTCGGATCCTGAAGCTTTGCCAGAACCAATCAAAAACTTGGTTGGCAAGACATTTGTCTTCTTAGTATGTGTGGAGCAAGAGAACATTTGGGAAGGAAAGGATTCCTATAGGGTTACAAAGTTGCTCTCTAAGGATGGActactagaagaagaaaacattgaaaaatcaGCTGACATTGTTAACCCTGCTTCCATTATCTCTGGTGACCA GGTTCCACTTGCATTGACTTATAGTCAAGAAACTAATGAGTCCAGTACACCATCATCAAAGTGTGTTTATGCTCCTAATGTTGAGGGAGAAGATCAAGCATCTTCTTCGAAGAAGGTCTGTGTTAAACCTGGGGAGAATTCTGCTGAAGGATTTGGTGTGAACGCGGCTACACTAACATTTGAAGACAACAAGTGA
- the LOC104793746 gene encoding nuclear cap-binding protein subunit 1 codes for MSNWKTLLLRIGEKGPEYGTSSDYKDHIETCFGVIRREIERSGDQVLPFLLQCAEQLPHKIPLYGTLIGLLNLENEDFVRRMVESVQVDFQDALDSGNCNSIRILLRFMTSLLCSKVIQPASLIVVFETLLSSAATTVDEEKGNPSWQPQADFYVICILSSLPWGGSELAEQVPDEIERVLVGIQAYLSIRKNSSTSGLNFFHNGEFESSLVEKDFVEDLLDRIQSLASNGWKLDSVPRPHLSFEAQLVAGKFHELRPIKCMEQPSPPSDHSRAYSGKQKHDALTRYPQRIRRLNIFPANKMEDVQPIDRFVVEEYLLDVLFYLNGCRKECASYMANLPVPFRYEYLMAETLFSQVLLLPQPPFKTLYYTLVIMDLCKALPGAFPAVVAGAVRALFEKISDLDMESRTRLILWFSHHLSNFQFIWPWEEWAYVLDLPKWAPKRVFVQEVLQREVRLSYWDKIKQSIENASALEELLPAKAGQNFMYSLEEGSKEKTEEQKFSAELSKKVKEKQTARDMMVWIDEMIYPVHGFEVTLSVVVQTLLDIGSKSFTHLVTVLERYGQVFAKLCPDSDKQVMLLSQVSTYWKNNVQMTAVAIDRMMGYRLVSNQAIVRWVFSPENVDQFHVSDQPWEILRNALNKTYNRISDLRKEILNITKNVLVAEKASANARVELEAAESKLSLVEGEPVLGDNPAKMKRLKSTVEKTGEAELSLRESLEAKEALLNRALSETEVLLLLLFRSFLSVLKERLPDSTKVRSVQDLKSIGAEDDKSSVMEVDSENGNPKKSCEVGEREQWSISTLGCLTAFTRQYASEIWPHMEKLESEVFCGEDVHPLFLQAISSALQFPLQ; via the exons atgaGCAATTGGAAAACCCTTCTCCTTCGCATCGGCGAAAAGGGTCCTGAGTACGGCACTTCCTCCGACTACAAAGACCATATC gAGACTTGTTTTGGTGTTATTAGGAGAGAAATCGAGCGTTCTGGAGACCAAGTTTTGCCT TTTCTACTTCAATGTGCTGAACAATTGCCTCACAAGATTCCTTTGTATGGGACTTTG ATTGGTTTGTTGAACTTGGAGAATGAAGATTTTGTTCGGAGGATGGTAGAAAGTGTCCAAGTTGATTTCCAG GACGCTTTAGATTCTGGCAACTGCAACAGTATCCGTATATTGCTTCGCTTTATGACTTCCCTG TTGTGCAGTAAGGTTATTCAACCTGCTTCTTTGATTGTCGTGTTCGAAACATTGTTATCATCAGCTGCCACCACTGTGGATGAAGAGAAAGGAAATCCATCATGGCAGCCACAAGCTGACTTCTACGTCATATGTATCTTGTCCAGCCTTCCATGGGGAGGATCAGAACTCGCTGAG CAAGTTCCTGATGAGATTGAAAGAGTGTTAGTTGGGATACAAGCTTATTTGAGCATCCGAAAGAATTCTTCCACCTCTGGATTAAACTTTTTCCACAACGGAGAATTTGAAAGTAGCCTTGTAGAGAAG GATTTCGTGGAGGATCTATTGGATCGAATACAGTCTCTGGCTTCCAATGGATGGAAACTTGATAGTG TACCTAGGCCTCATCTCTCATTCGAAGCCCAACTTGTTGCTGGAAAGTTTCATGAGCTACGCCCTATTAAATGTATGGAACAGCCGAGTCCACCTTCTGATCATTCGAGAGCATACAGTGGCAAGCAAAAGCATGATGCATTGACAAGATATCCCCAGAGAATTCGTAGGTTGAATATATTCCCAGCTAATAAAATGGAG GATGTACAACCTATTGATCGCTTTGTTGTGGAAGAGTATTTGCTGGATGTGCTCTTCTATTTAAATGGATG TCGGAAGGAGTGCGCGTCCTACATGGCTAATCTTCCTGTTCCTTTTCGGTACGAGTATCTTATGGCAGAGACACTATTTTCTCAG GTACTGCTTCTACCGCAGCCACCATTCAAGACTCTTTATTATACACTCGTGATTATGGATCTTTGTAAG GCTCTTCCGGGTGCCTTTCCTGCTGTTGTTGCTGGTGCTGTTCGTGCactatttgaaaaaatttccGACTTAGACATGGAATCCAGGACGCGCCTTATCCTATGGTTTTCTCACCACTT ATCCAACTTCCAATTCATCTGGCCGTGGGAAGAGTGGGCTTATGTTTTGGACCTTCCCAAATGGGCCCCTAAGCGTGTGTTTGTTCAGGAGGTTTTGCAGAGAGAAGTGCGCTTGTCTTACTGGGATAAAATTAAGCAG AGCATTGAAAATGCGAGTGCCCTTGAAGAATTGCTTCCTGCAAAGGCTGGTCAGAATTTTATGTATTCCCTGGAAGAGGGTAGTaaagagaaaacagaagaaCAGAAATTCTCAGCCGAATTGAGTAAGAAggtcaaagaaaaacaaactgcACGTGACATGATGGTGTGGATTGACGAAATGATATATCCAGTTCATGGTTTTGAAGTCACTCTTTCAGTAGTTGTACAAACTTTACTTGACATCGGATCAAAAAGTTTCACTCATTTGGTCACTGTCCTGGAGCGATATGGCCAAGTATTTGCAAAACTTTGTCCTGATAGTGATAAACAGGTGATGCTATTATCTCAAGTGAGTACATACTGGAAGAACAATGTACAAATGACAGCGGTGGCAATTGATAGGATGATGGGTTATAGACTAGTGTCTAATCAGGCAATTGTTAGATGGGTGTTCTCTCCAGAAAATGTTGATCAATTTCATGTGTCTGATCAGCCGTGGGAG ATACTTCGCAATGCTCTTAACAAGACTTATAATCGTATCTCTGATTTAAGGaaagaaatattaaacattACGAAAAATGTTTTGGTAGCTGAGAAAGCTTCAGCAAACGCACGAGTAGAGTTGGAGGCTGCTGAGAGCAAACTCTCCCTAGTTGAGGGTGAGCCCGTGCTTGGTGACAATCCAGCGAAGATGAAGCGTTTGAAATCAACAGTGGAGAAGACAGGAGAGGCGGAGTTATCTCTTCGGGAGTCCCTCGAGGCAAAAGAGGCCCTTCTTAACAGAGCTCTCTCTGAAACCGAG GTTCTACTGCTCCTGCTGTTCCGAAGTTTCTTAAGTGTGTTGAAGGAACGGCTCCCAGATTCAACAAAAGTGAGATCAGTGCAGGATCTAAAATCTATAGGTGCGGAAGATGACAAGTCATCGGTGATGGAGGTGGACAGTGAGAATGGAAACCCAAAGAAGAGTTGTGAAGTCGGTGAGAGAGAACAGTGGTCCATATCAACACTTGGCTGTCTCACAGCGTTTACAAGGCAATATGCGAgcgag ATATGGCCTCACATGGAGAAGTTGGAGTCGGAGGTGTTCTGTGGTGAAGATGTGcatcctctctttcttcaagCCATATCTTCTGCACTTCAGTTCCCTTTACAATGA